A region of the Drosophila subpulchrella strain 33 F10 #4 breed RU33 chromosome 3L, RU_Dsub_v1.1 Primary Assembly, whole genome shotgun sequence genome:
aaaacttttcaagGTCTCATTTTTCATACAGAACCTTTTTATACCTTCAGTTACTTAACATATTGGTTTAACCTTAtcattaattaaaatcaatgaattGGTAGCCTCTGTAAGCCGGGTCAGCATAAGCTTGTCAATGAAATCCCTACGAAGGACATAACTACAGAATCGAAAGTTGCATGCCAAGTTGGACATAGTTTTTCTTCTCTAGTTACCAAAAAGTATAGAGACATTTTCCAACTACCCCCTGCAGTTGATTGCATAACCGGtgcaaaaagatttttcagTTGGTTTGGGGTAGAAATTCCGTTGGCAAACAAATTAATATGAACTGCCAAGCAAGCAAGCATTTTCCGGCAGAAAAGCTCTCATCTGTGTGGAGATTGAAATGAAAATTCGGCTCCGGATTGTATGAGACCACCTGCAGTTTAAGGTAACACGACTAAAAAGTTGTCCCACAAATTTGGCTTAGATTCTTCAATAAAACTGTCATTCGGTTCGCAGTGGGAATCCCCCATTGTTTCGAGTGAATGGGGAATTCCGCACGAAAGCAATAAACAATTTAACTTAAGTCCTGACACCGACAGCCGAAGCACAGGACACACACGTGTCACTCCATTTTGTAGAGAGCTGGgagtttattaaacattttttccaGCCAGTCAGCCGCAGGGTTTGCATTTGCATCCTGCTGGCGTTAAAGTGTCATGTTTGTGGGCCTCTCCTCGCATTTCCCCCATATACATTTTATGCTAAGTCTAATTTGTTGGCTGCAACTTGCATTGACGCGGGTttggaaaaaaagaaaaggataAAAATGCCGAAAGGCAAAGAGCTGCTTCGGTTTTTCCTGTGCCAAATTCCCTAAAACTTTAGCCAGAAATTTGAATCCTTCCCCTGGGTTTCCCCTTTACcacgttttgtttttttgtttttttggccTCAAAGCGCTCGACGAAAACTAAACAAAAGCTGGTAAAATGTTTATCCCACAAGGGGCGGCGTGGGCGTGGCTGGCTTAAGCCCTAGGACCTAGTGAGTTTATTGCCTCAACTGCTGCAAATGCCTCTGCCTGCCAAGTCAACGGAAATGGCTTTTGGATGGTTTTATTGCCTGCTTGGCCAAGAGAGAGAAAAGTAACAAATTGGTTAAGGCCAACTAGAGCATAATAACCAAAACATAATTTGGCAAATGCCTACCACTCACTCACTCTTTTTCGAGTTGTGTCTTTACTTAAGCTTGAGATACAAGTAGGTTTCCTTTCTTGTAACTTAAACCCTCCAAAAATGTTAggaaaattttttgaaatccaacaagaaattaaaagaaatttattaactaagaaattaaaagccacaatttgatttgaatttcaaatttcttataaaagtgcttaaaagtatgcaatgacaAAAATTCACCGACTTATAGAATCAAGCCCTaatttgttgcatacttttaaaaaacataatttacaCTCTTTActaatgaaaattttattgattttcatctttattttttaGCTACAAAAACATGCATGGCTATGTTTCGCTGGTGGTCTGTATTCTGGGCACCATTGCGAATACCCTGAATATTATTGTGCTAACGCGACGGGAGATGCGCTCCCCCACGAATGCCATTCTCACGGGTCTGGCCGTGGCCGATCTGGCAGTTATGCTGGAATATATACCATACACCATACACGACTACATCCTAACGGATAGTTTGCCGCGAGAGGAGAAACTCAGCTACAGTTGGGCCTGCTTCATCAAGTTCCATTCGATTTTTGCCCAGGTCCTGCATACCATATCGATATGGCTAACCGTAACCCTGGCCGTTTGGCGTTACATAGCTGTGGGCTATCCCCAGAAGAATCGCGTTTGGTGTGGCATGAGAACCACTATAATAACGATAACCACAGCTTATGTGGTCTGTGTTTTGGTGGTATCCCCTTCACTTTATTTGATCACGGCTATTACGGAATATGTCGATCAGTTGGACATGAATGGTAAGGTGATAAACTCGATACCCATGACCCAGTATGTAATTGATTACCGTATTGAGATAATGAGTGCTAAGGCGGCTGCTTTGAATGCCACGCCTCCTAGTAGTGCACCGGTGAACGAAACTATGTGGATGAATGTGAGTTCCTTGATTACGTCGACAACAACATCGGCACCACCCACTCCATCGCCAGTGGTGCGAAATGTGACGGTCTATCGGCTGTACCACAGTGATTTGGCGCTGCACAATGCCTCACTGCAAAATGCCACATTTCTTATATATAGTGTGGTGATCAAACTGATCCCGTGCATAGCACTTACCATACTTTCGGTTCGGCTGATCATGGCATTATTGGAGGCGAAGCGGCGGAGAAAGAAGCTGACCAGCAAACCCATTGCTCCGGCAGCCAGTAATGGTACCAAATCGATGATCAACGGAAAAGCCGCCGATAGACCGAGGAAAAATAGTAAAACCTTGGAGAAGGAAAAGCAGACGGATCGTACTACTCGGATGCTGCTGGCGGTGCTGCTGCTCTTTCTGATCACCGAATTTCCACAAGGGATCATGGGTCTGCTGAATGCCGTACTCGGAGATGTCTTCTATCTGCAGTGCTACCTAAGACTGAGTGAGTGAAATATACATTTAATATACCTAGTTGTGATAGATAGTATCTAATATACATAAGAAATACTATATTAttgtataaattttataacttATTCTAATAACCTTTAATTTTACTAACATTAatcaatcaaaatatttaaataatttttaaaacattacaaTACTTGGATTATATAATTTAGTGCCTAAAAAATGCAGTAAATAAAGGAATGTCGAGAACCATTGTACATCTgagcttaaaatatatttttgcatactttttgacaCCTACATAAAAGTGATTTTAAAATGCCAGTGCTTTGCGTGGCACCCCGAATATTTTTAGGCCCttatgaaaaatgtttttcaattacctttaatattaaacaaaatctCTGCCACTGCTGGGACTAATTCAATGCTTTATTTCAAATTCTGCCCCCTGCCAGGTGACCTCATGGACATTCTGGCCCTGATCAACTCCAGCATCAACTTCATTCTGTACTGCTCGATGAGCAAACAATTCCGGACAACGTTCACGCTGCTATTTCGACCCAAATTCCTGGACAAATGGCTGCCGGTGGCGCAGGACGAGATGGCAGCAGCTCGAGCCGAGCGCTCGGCGGTGGCACCTGTCCTCGAAAAAGGACGACAGCAGAGCCAGGTGGTGACGGCCGCCACGACCACCAATATCACACAGGTGACGAATCTGTAGCACAGGAGGCGGAGTCGTGGTGGCCGCACCCTGCTCAGCCGCCTGCTGAGTGCCCTGAAACGCAGCAGAAGGGATTCCTCCGGCGGAAGAGTAGGAGGAGGAGGTCCTGTGGCCGGAAACGGGGCAGTGGAGCCTGAGGCGGATCCTTTGGCCCTGCAGTTCCAGGCCATTGTTGTGGTCGTGGACAAGGTGAGCGGGGCCACGGATCACCAGCTGTATACCGCAGAACCATCTCGAATTGTGACGTAGTGTTACCCAGATGATATATATTATACGCTTAGTTATCCTTGTAAAAAGTGAACTAGTTGTGTAAGAGCCCCCAGCTAAGCTCGAGTTATTTGCATACTTTGGTGAGAAATCGTAAAAGCCGCATAGTGATAGCAATAAAACGCTAGCTCATCACTCATACGCACCATTGGATTCGGCTTTATTCCCTCTTCACACTCAAGTGGAAACTGTAAAAGTAATGTGCATGAATTCGCAAATAAAACTTACAGCTGGGATCAAAATATTAGTATTACTACCTTAGTTTTGAAAATACGACCTAAaacatgttttaaattttttaaaatttttattatttgcttacCTTAAATACTATTGTACTTACTCCAaagaaaacttattttatttaagtggAAAACGTATTATTTATCTGTTTATCAAACATACTTATCATTTCATATTTGGATAAAGTTTACATTTTCATGTTAAGCCCCTAAAAAACTATCTGCACAGCTATTATTTTGAACACAGGTGTACAGCCTGTCTAcataaatcaaatcaaaaatggTAAGCTCTTGCATCTTTTCCATTTTGATCCCATGCGTTTTCATGCTGATTTCATtcaaagtatgcaataaaCGTGCTCACTCTAAACTACGAATTTTTGGCATCGATTTAAGGAGTATATATTTGCAAGATGTTgtaaatacataaaatatagaTACACATTTATGTCCGTATGTTTATTAATGGCAAATTAGACTTAATTGTACGCAAGAATGtcttagaaatatttttatagactTAGTTGAAACGATTTTGATGCAACCATTGGACAAATAAATGGCAGTTGCAGTGAAGTGCGttagttaaataaaatattttgtaaattcttttatACGAATCCGGATTTTGGGCTGTGAATGAAATTATGATTTTCCTTTAATTTATTTGGGAATTCTCTCACGTTTCATGGGTTTTTTCTGAATTTATTGGAAATTATTTAAAGGCAGTCACTGCATCTGACCGAATAATCCAATGAAACAATGCATAAATATTTGCAAACTTTTCCTCTCTTGGGAAAAttgtaattgaaatcgcttaAG
Encoded here:
- the LOC119554831 gene encoding sex peptide receptor, giving the protein MASGNNETAPLYCGSGMDNFHTSYKNMHGYVSLVVCILGTIANTLNIIVLTRREMRSPTNAILTGLAVADLAVMLEYIPYTIHDYILTDSLPREEKLSYSWACFIKFHSIFAQVLHTISIWLTVTLAVWRYIAVGYPQKNRVWCGMRTTIITITTAYVVCVLVVSPSLYLITAITEYVDQLDMNGKVINSIPMTQYVIDYRIEIMSAKAAALNATPPSSAPVNETMWMNVSSLITSTTTSAPPTPSPVVRNVTVYRLYHSDLALHNASLQNATFLIYSVVIKLIPCIALTILSVRLIMALLEAKRRRKKLTSKPIAPAASNGTKSMINGKAADRPRKNSKTLEKEKQTDRTTRMLLAVLLLFLITEFPQGIMGLLNAVLGDVFYLQCYLRLSDLMDILALINSSINFILYCSMSKQFRTTFTLLFRPKFLDKWLPVAQDEMAAARAERSAVAPVLEKGRQQSQVVTAATTTNITQVTNL